The window CCCGAAATATTGCGCCCCTCCAGGTCATAGCGACCATTATGACAGGCGCACCAGATGATGGAGAGGTCTTTGCGATACTGCACCGTACAGTCAAGATGGGTGCAGACGGCATTAAAGGCTTTTAGTTCATTCTCGGGAGTTAAAAGGATGATGCCGACATTTCGCCCGAACTTGAAAATCCGCGACTTCTTCTCATCTTCCTGAAGCTCCTTCAGTTTGAACGGAAGCTTTACCTGCGAGACATTCGCTTCTCCGGACGGGGGAGGGATGACATATTTATAAACAGGATAGAAGACCGACCCGAGAAAGGCGACCAAGCCTCCCCCAATCAGCCAGTTCAGGAAATTTCTTCTATCATCTCTAATCTCGTCCAAAATTCCTCCGCCCTAATTATAACTATGACTACCCATGTTGTCCGGCATTATAGAAAAAGGCGGCGCCTTTTTCAACAGCAAAATCGCCGGTTATTCGCCGTACCGTTTTTCATAGAACTTCTTAATTTTCTCCAGCGCATCTTTGCCCATGCCGTCGCGGTGCCACTGATGCCCCGGAATCTCATAAAGATATTTATCCATCAGTTCTTTTGCCATCTCTTCGCCAGCGACTTCTTTCAATTCCGGGATAAATTTAGTGTAAAAATGCTTTCCGACATCATATAATCCGTGCCACCAGGCGTAATCAGGTCCCTGCATCGAGGCGCCGTGACGAGCCCGCCGTCCCTCATGATGCCAAATCTCGTACCAGGTCCATTCAATCGGGTCGTCAAAATCGGGCGGCGTAATCTTGCCGGCCGCTTTGAGTTCATCGATAATCGCTTTGCCGGGGCGGGCAAATTTATCGTTGTACAGCACCACCAAGTCATCAAACTGGGCGTAAGCCCCCTCCACAAATGTCTTCTCATGGCACTGCGTGCAGACATTTTGCATCTTCTGCCGCCGCTCTTGCCATGATAGGGTCTGCTTCACTTCTTTCTTTTCCCCTTCGGAGAGGCTGTGCATTTCGCCCGCTTTCGGCAGCGCCGGCGCATCTCCCAGGATATCTTCCTTGGAGTCATCTTCATAAACCACCATATTCAACTTGACGGAAATCGGCGGCCGCAGCGTCCAGGAGATTCTCTCCCCGACATCATGCGTTACCCCTTCTTTTCCCGCTTCCGACATATGGCAGGAAGCGCAAGTAGGACCAGTGAAATATTCCTTTCCGGCGCGCCACGGTTTGGCGTCAAGATTCATCTCTTCGCGATTGGCATGATAGAGAACGCCATGCTTCGATTCGTTCCATACCTCAATTTGCGGATGGTCGGGACCGAGATGACATTTGCCGCAGGCTTCCGGCTGACGCGCCTGCTTGACTGAAAACTCGTGCCGGGCGTGGCAGGCGGAGCAGGAACCCCAGGAACCGTCAGGATTGATTCGCCCCATACCGGTGTTGGGCCAGGTATCGGGCGTCGGGCGGCCATTGGCGTCGACTTTTACAACGGAACCGTGACATTGACGGCAGCCTACTGCCACCGCCGGCTCGCCGCCAACCACTTCTCCCAGAAGATTATCAAGAGAGCCGAGAATCTGCGCCGCTTTGGCATGATGCGAACCTTTCTGTTCTGAGTATTCTTTTTCGTGGCATTGCGCGCAATCTTTGGGTGAGACGATAATCGCTATCCGCTCCCCATTATGCAGGAAACCGTCAACATCATCCTTGCCGGCCTGATGGCAATCAATGCAGGTAACTCCCGCCGTACTATGTTTCGATTTCTCCCATTGCCCCACAATCCCCGGAGATATTGTCCGGTGACAGGTGATACATGCCTCGCCGCTTGAACCTTGGGCTGATACTTCTGATATTACTGCGATCAGGAAGAATGCCAGAAGTACCACCGCCGCGCCAATATTGTACATTCTCGTTCCCAACACGATACCTCCTTCGGGCGATTTTCACCGCCACCACAAGTAAAAAAGACTATTGCTCAGATATAAATCGCCGCAAAATAGATAGAATCAATCTCAATTCATTGACTTATGTCAAAATTAATCAAATTGAATTTCTTTGTC is drawn from Candidatus Zixiibacteriota bacterium and contains these coding sequences:
- a CDS encoding ubiquinol-cytochrome c reductase iron-sulfur subunit — its product is MDEIRDDRRNFLNWLIGGGLVAFLGSVFYPVYKYVIPPPSGEANVSQVKLPFKLKELQEDEKKSRIFKFGRNVGIILLTPENELKAFNAVCTHLDCTVQYRKDLSIIWCACHNGRYDLEGRNISGPPPRPLTVYTVHVDNATGDIFVAEAKG
- a CDS encoding multiheme c-type cytochrome — protein: MGTRMYNIGAAVVLLAFFLIAVISEVSAQGSSGEACITCHRTISPGIVGQWEKSKHSTAGVTCIDCHQAGKDDVDGFLHNGERIAIIVSPKDCAQCHEKEYSEQKGSHHAKAAQILGSLDNLLGEVVGGEPAVAVGCRQCHGSVVKVDANGRPTPDTWPNTGMGRINPDGSWGSCSACHARHEFSVKQARQPEACGKCHLGPDHPQIEVWNESKHGVLYHANREEMNLDAKPWRAGKEYFTGPTCASCHMSEAGKEGVTHDVGERISWTLRPPISVKLNMVVYEDDSKEDILGDAPALPKAGEMHSLSEGEKKEVKQTLSWQERRQKMQNVCTQCHEKTFVEGAYAQFDDLVVLYNDKFARPGKAIIDELKAAGKITPPDFDDPIEWTWYEIWHHEGRRARHGASMQGPDYAWWHGLYDVGKHFYTKFIPELKEVAGEEMAKELMDKYLYEIPGHQWHRDGMGKDALEKIKKFYEKRYGE